In Porites lutea chromosome 9, jaPorLute2.1, whole genome shotgun sequence, a single window of DNA contains:
- the LOC140948659 gene encoding uncharacterized protein produces the protein MIQRRLGNSRRATDPPNRAKIFANLVMTGQVNSALRYLSEDQGGGILPLSDDVMEQLKEKHPEPQGVQLGSLLFGPIEDVPDTLYYEINGDMVRDAALRTKGSGGPSGVDANGFRRILTCKSFKRSGTELCEAIASMTKRLCTEYVDPRGLEAILANRLIPLDKGEGAVRPIGVGEVLRRIMGKCVTKVTKPDVIDASGSLQVCAGHKSGSEAAIHAMRELFEHDNSDAVLLIDASNAFNSLNRAAALHNIRVLCPSIATYAINTYREPARLFIVGGQELRSSEGTTQGDPLAMSLYAISLQPLITRLQVKSAASQCWYADDAAGCGSLGDVKTWWDELMVSGPPLGYFPNPQKCWLIVKPEKERPAKEIFSETTINITTEGRKHLGAALGSREFFEEYVDEKVEEWVAQVTSLAEFATTQPQSSYVAFVFGLRHRWTYFLRTLPDIAPFLEPLERAIADLLVPAITEHVTTQEERDLLELPVRLGGLGLVNPARTASQEYEASVKITGPLVRQIVKQAHEPPDETEIKTLQASARREKDELLKMQCEQVRESLPSKTERAVELATEKGASNWLTVIPIKEMNFNLNKREFRDAIKLRYDWEIADLPAMCTCGDLFTVDHAMVCWRGGLIIQRHNEIRDLEAEMLRMVCTDVETEPVLQEITGEELNRGANKAPDARLDVHARGFWDRQQSAFFDVRVCHPNADSYRELSPKQIFQLHENEKKRQYSRRVVEVEQGTFTPLVFTSTGGMADECKRFYSRFAELLALKKGDDYATTISWRRAKVSFAILRSALLCLRGTRSKRKAANISDIDITSESAQARI, from the coding sequence ATGATACAGAGACGTCTTGGAAACTCACGTAGGGCGACAGACCCTCCAAATAGGGCAAAGATTTTTGCAAATCTTGTGATGACGGGACAAGTCAATTCGGCGTTACGATATCTAAGCGAAGATCAAGGTGGAGGGATCTTACCCCTTTCTGATGACGTCATGGAGCAGTTGAAGGAAAAACACCCAGAGCCACAGGGTGTCCAATTAGGGTCTCTCCTATTTGGCCCTATTGAGGACGTTCCCGACACTCTGTACTATGAGATCAATGGAGACATGGTCAGGGACGCCGCTCTAAGAACTAAGGGCTCGGGCGGGCCCTCTGGTGTAGATGCAAACGGCTTCAGAAGAATTCTTACTTGTAAATCCTTTAAGAGATCAGGAACAGAACTATGTGAAGCTATAGCCAGCATGACCAAACGCCTATGCACGGAGTATGTCGATCCTCGGGGTCTGGAAGCAATTTTAGCGAATCGGCTTATTCCCCTCGATAAAGGGGAAGGAGCGGTGCGACCGATTGGAGTAGGCGAAGTGTTAAGGAGGATTATGGGAAAGTGTGTCACGAAGGTCACCAAACCGGATGTTATAGATGCGAGTGGCTCTTTACAAGTGTGCGCTGGTCATAAGAGTGGGAGCGAGGCGGCCATTCACGCAATGCGGGAACTTTTTGAACATGACAACAGCGACGCCGTCCTGCTCATAGACGCGTCGAACGCCTTCAATTCCTTGAACAGAGCCGCCGCCCTGCATAATATTAGAGTGTTATGCCCATCAATAGCGACCTACGCAATAAATACTTACAGGGAGCCCGCACGCCTCTTCATTGTTGGCGGACAGGAACTGAGATCATCCGAAGGCACTACACAGGGCGACCCACTTGCCATGAGCCTATACGCTATCAGCCTTCAGCCTCTCATAACGCGACTACAAGTCAAGAGTGCAGCTAGTCAATGTTGGTATGCGGATGACGCAGCTGGGTGCGGCTCCCTAGGGGATGTGAAGACATGGTGGGACGAGCTCATGGTCAGCGGGCCTCCActgggatattttccaaacccccaaaaatgttggctcattgtgaaacctgaaaaagagcGACCTGCTAAGGAGATCTTTAGCGAGACAACCATTAACATCACAACTGAGGGTCGCAAGCATCTAGGAGCGGCTCTTGGTTCCAgagagttttttgaagaatatGTTGACGAAAAAGTTGAGGAATGGGTTGCACAAGTAACCAGTCTTGCGGAATTCGCTACAACACAGCCTCAATCCAGCTATGTAGCCTTTGTGTTTGGACTAAGGCACCGTTGGACatattttttaagaactctGCCAGACATAGCCCCTTTTCTTGAACCGCTAGAGCGTGCCATAGCGGATTTGCTTGTGCCGGCTATCACCGAACATGTTACCACACAGGAAGAACGGGATCTGTTAGAACTCCCAGTTCGCTTAGGCGGGCTTGGGCTAGTCAATCCAGCCAGAACCGCATCACAAGAGTATGAGGCGTCTGTTAAGATCACAGGCCCTCTTGTGCGGCAAATTGTCAAGCAAGCCCACGAGCCACCGGATGAGACGGAAATTAAGACCTTGCAAGCGAGTGCAcgaagagaaaaagatgaattgttgaagatgcagtgtgagcaagtgagggaatccttgcctagcaaaactgaacgcgcggtagagctagctacggagaaaggagcctcgaattggttgacggtgatcccgataaaggagatgaattttaaccTGAACAAAAGAGAATTCAGAGATGCAATCAAACTAAGATATGACTGGGAGATCGCTGACCTACCGGCCATGTGCACTTGTGGCGACTTATTTACCGTTGACCATGCTATGGTCTGCTGGCGTGGGGGGCTGATCATTCAGAGGCACAATGAGATTAGGGACTTAGAAGCGGAAATGTTGCGCATGGTTTGTACCGACGTAGAGACAGAGCCAGTCCTTCAGGAGATCACTGGGGAAGAGCTAAATAGAGGCGCAAACAAAGCGCCTGATGCCCGACTAGATGTTCACGCTCGCGGGTTTTGGGACAGACAGCAATCTGCTTTcttcgatgttcgggtgtgccatccaaacgcagattcgtatcgagaactgtctccgaaacagatattccaactacatgaaaatgagaagaagaggcaatatAGCAGGCGGGTTGtggaagtggagcaagggacattcacaccattagtctttacaagcacaggtggaatggccgatgaatgcaagagattcTATAGCCGCTtcgcagagctacttgcgttaaagaaaggagatgattacgctacaaccatatcttggaGAAGagcgaaagtatcctttgccatcctacgatcagccttgctgtgtctcagaggaaccaggagcaagagaaaagcagccaatatatctgacattgacattacatcggaaagtgcgcaagccagaatttaa